The DNA region CTGTCGGTCCAGTCCACCAGTCGAGACATTACCTCAGCCCCTATAACAAGCCCTGTGCGATACATGCCGGATTTTATAAAATTGTCTGCAACTGACATGGCATAAACAAATCCTGAACATGCGGCTGACAGGTCAAAAGCAAATATCCCGTCTATGCCGAGTTTCTGCTGGACAAGGCATGCGGTTGATGGAAATAACATATCAGGCGTAACTGTTGCAACAATTATGAAATCCAGGTCTTCAGGCTTGATTCCTGCATTTTTCAGGGCACACCTTGATGCATTATAAGCAAGGTCGGATACGGCCTCATTTTCTGATGCAATCCTCCTTTCAGAGATACCTGTCCTGCCCATAATCCATTCATTGGATGTATCAACCATCTTTTCCAGATCATAATTTGTCAGAACCTTTTCCGGTAGATATGACCCGGTACCGATAATTCTCGTCCTAATTGTACGAACATTCATTTTAATTCAAATCCTCACCATAGAAATTCATAAATTTATTTAAATCTTCCTGCAGGTAATCTATTGTCTGCATTCTTGTAAAATCTATCGCCATTGTTATAGCATTTTTTATTGCCTTTGGGGTAGAACGGCCATGACAAATTATGCAGCCGCCGTTGACCCCAAGCAATGGGGCGCCGCCGTATTCTGCATAATCAACCTTTTTCTTGAATGATTTAAAGGCAGGCTTTAAAAAGAGATACCCGATTTTTCCAAATATTGATTTCTCAATTTCCCTTCTTAATAACTTATTTATTGTCTCAGCAACACCTTCGCTGATCTTTAGGGCAACATTACCTATGAAACCGTCACATACAACCACATCTGCACTCCCGGAATAGACATCCCTTCCTTCAACATTTCCGATAAAATTGAGCGGACTATCTTTAAGGTGTCTAAAGGTCTCTTTTGTGAGGATATTCCCTTTTGTATCTTCCTCTCCAATGCTTAAAAGCCCTATCCTCGGTTTCTCCCTTTGAAGCACCCTTGTTGCATATACATGCCCCATTATTGCAAACTGATATAAATGTCTTGGTTTGCAATCAACATTAGCACCTACATCAAGCATAATGGCAATACCATCAAGGGTCGGCAGGATTGTAGCAATTGCAGGACGTTCCACACCCTTTACAGGTCCTAATATAAAGAAGCCAGCTGCCATAGTAGCACCGGTGTTTCCGGCACTTACAACTGCCGAGACTTTGCCTTCTTTTACTAGGTTTGTGGCTACTACTATAGAGGAATCTTTCTTTCGTCTAAGAGCGGACGCAGGACTTTCGTGCATCTCAATCCGCTGGGATGCATGGTGTATTGAAAGGGGAAGATTAGCAGTTTTATGCTTTTCAAGCTCAGCCCTGATGAGTTTCTCATCACCAACAAGGACTATCTCAGTATTGAATGCTCTTGCTGCTAAGATTGCCCCTTCAACTTCTGCGGACGGGGAACTATCCCCCCCCATGGCATCTAAAGCAATCTTCATAACCGGTTATTAGTTATTCTTCAACAACTGCAATTATTTCACGGCCTTTATAAGTGCCGCAATTGAGACACACATTATGGGGTAGTTTCGGCTCATGACATTCAGGGCACAGTACATAACCTGGTTTGGAAAGTTTCTTATGAGTCCTTCTCTTATCACGACGGGATTTTGATAATTTATGTTTTGGATTAGGCATGACTTAAATCTCCTTTTTCTTTTTATACATAGCGTTATAACTTCGCATACCTGCGTTGTTCCTCGTCTCGTCGTTGCAGCGTATGTTAAATACGCCTCACTCCTCGCCTTCGTCGCGCCTTGGTCTCCTGTGTTCTAACGCTCTGTATCTGTTATTTATTGTTCCTTAAATAATCCCTTTATTACATTAAATGGATTAGCTAAATCTTCCGCATGGCAGTCACATGTTTTTGTATTCAGGTTTATCCCGCAGACACGGCAAAGCCCGCGGCAATCCTCCCTGCATAACGGGTGCATCGGAACTGCAAGAAATAACTGCTCCCTAAATATATCGTTAATTTCTATTTCATTGCCCCCGTAATGGTCAATGTCCATATCCTTCTTCAGTAAAAATATACTTTCATCCTTACTCGCCTGACTTAAAGGCTCTTCGTGACAGTGGAAAAAAACATCAACATCATATAAGAAGTCTACTCCACACCTGCTGCATGTAAGATTTATGGCTGTCTTGAGTGACCCGTCTACAAATAAAACAGGTCCTTCAGTTGTTATCTTAGCATCAATAAGTACATGATCTTTCAATTCCATATCAGAAGGCAGGATATTCAGAGTCTCCGCATTCTCCGAACTGTGAATCTCTATCCCCTCATCAGGGATTTTATTTATCAGTACCTTCATTATTTCCAAATAAACTGCTCTGCCTAATGGAAAAGAGATTATACAGAAATTAAGAATGATTTGTCAATTTTAGGGAAAATTCAATTTTGAATAATCTTGACTCTATCTGAGAGACTTGCTATTGTGTGGTCACATTGAAAATCAAATATCAAAATGAAAAAGTCAAAATGACAGATAATAATTCAAAATTAAAACCTCATGGTTGCAGATATTAGTTTATTTTTTAATTTTTGAGATTTTATTTTTAATTTATAAGGTTTTTATGAAAGGAGCTATTATGCAGAATTGGAAAATTCGTAAAAGAGTTATCAGTGTGTTGTTAATAGGGTTCATGAGTTTTCTTCAGGTCAGTACAGTCCTTGCTGATGAGGTGAGTGACCAGGTGGACGAGGCATTGAAACTCTATAAGGAAGGGAAATATTCACAGGCTGCATCTGAGCTTGAGTTTGCAGTTCAGCAGATCAGGGAAAAACAGGCAGAGAATCTCAAAGATATATTTCCAGCACCTCTTCAGGGATGGAAGGCTGATAAGCCTGAAGTGGGAGCCTCCGGTGCAATGATGCTCGGCGGAGGGGTTACTGCCTCAATACGTTATTACAAATCATCCGCTAAACAATCTGAAAAAAAGATTCCGGTTTATGGTATGGAGGGGGATGAAGGTGAAGAAGGTGGTGAAGTAACTGAAATCAGGCTGGAGATTGTTACTGATTCTCCACTGCTTCAGGGGATGCTCCCGCTGTTTGCCAATCCTGCACTTGCAGGGAGTCAAGGGGGGAAGGTAACAAAGGTAAAAGGTTACAGGGGGATTCTAAAAAAACAGGGAGACGATGGCGGTGCTGAATTAAGTCTTGTTGTGGCAAACAAGATACTGGTTATACTGCGTGGTAATGATGGGGCTGCTGATACCGATGTTCTTGCGTATGGAAATGCTATCAATTATCAGGCATTGGAAAAGCTGGTAGCACCGTAAAGACAGTGGTTAGTGATTAGTGAATAGTCAGAAGCAAGAAGGAAGAAGGTTGAAAGTTTAAAGTTGATTGTTGAAGGTTGGTAAGGAGTAGTTTTTTCTAATCACTAAACACTAATCACTATCCACTGCTTTTTAGGGTGGAGGGGTCACAAAGGGCTATGAAAATCAGCGGGACAAGAATGTCCCGCCTATCCTAGTAGAAATGGATAGGCGGGGTTTTCCAACCCCGCCGGAGGTGATCTTCGAGTGAAATCAGACCAAAGACAGCTCAACTGAAGTTGCCTCAATAAGCAGGCTGTCTAACACATCCGGGGCCGCATGTACATTTCTGCCGATCCTTGCATTTATCTCAAGAAGGACTGGCGTGCCGTCCTCTTTCATACGTATATCCATATTGATGGGACCTGTTAATTTTAATGTTTTTGCAGCCCTTATGCCGAATTGTTCTATGTCTGCCCTTTTCACACTTTCAACTTCAATGGCATTCCCGATAAGTCCCTCCCTTAAAGCAGTCTTTTTAAGCACTGTATTAGCGATTATCTCACCATCTTTATTGATAAACATATTGATATCGAATTCTTCTCCTGCAATGAATTCCTGATAAATCAGATCTTTCCTTGTTTCTTTGAAAAGCTCCTCCGGATTCCAGTAAAGAGTAACTCCCCTGCTGCCCATCCCTGTGCGTGGTTTTGAGATAATCGGGAAATTAAGAGTCTTAACAATAACCTCTTTTGGCGTTGTTTCATCAAATGATACAGGGACAGACATGCCGTTACCTGCCATTATAACAGCGGTCTTTAGTTTGTCATTTGCTATATCTATTGCATCAGGAGGAGAAATGAATACAACACATCCATACGCCTCAATAACCTTTTTCAATCTTGAGATAATGTGAAGTTCTTCTGTAACAGTAGGCACGAATAAAAAAGGTCTTTCCTTCCTGATAATATCTATTATTGCTGTTGGAAAAGAACGATCATCAGCAGGTGGTATTTTATAAAAAGAGTCTGCATCTGTCTCAACATCTCTTACATCAGTCCCTATTAACGGGAACCCTTTGTTACTAAAGTAATTAAACGTACTCTGCCCGGCCTGCCCCCCGACTCCAGTGATTAATACAGGTATCTCTTCCATCTTCATCTATTTTTCCTCCTTTTTATCCTGCTTATCCTCTTTGTCATTATTTTCATTATCTTTATTTTCCCCTTCTTCATTTTTAGTGTTTGTCTGTTCGCCATCAATCTTATCAGAATTAATGGCAGTGTTATTATTATCATCAGTAATTGTATTGTTATTAACTTCAGTTGTATTCACATGATTTTCTGAGTTTGATGTGTCATTTGTATTACCAATTGTTATAGTGTTATCGTCAGCAGTGTTTACATCTTCATGGTTATCTCCTGAATTATTTTGATTTGCAACATCGGTATTATTATTCACATTATTTGAATTGTTTATTGTCGAATCGTTTGTTTGGGAATCATTGTTATCAGGGTTTACATCTACATTTGTATCATTACTTGTATCATCATTATTAATTTTCGTATTGTTTGTATTAGTAGGAGGGTTAGGTGTTCCAGCATTATTACTTGTATTGCTTACCTCAACATGCTTTTTATCAGTTTCCTTATGTTCCTCAGTTTCAATGGAAACCTTTGTTGTATTGAGGATACCGGACTCAATAGTACCTTTAACTTCTACCTTAGTATTAATTTGAATATCTGATATTGTTCCATGTTCAAATGTTGTTTTAGAAGTATCAACATGCACGTGTTGATTATTAACTTTAAAATCAATAGTTGTATCAGTGGAGGGAGTTAATTCTGTTATATATCCTTCAATCTCAACCTTTTCACCCTCTTTAACTGATGGGGTAAAATTATGTAATTCAATTTTATCGGCAACAAGTGTATTGATATTATCCGGACTAATGATACCCTTAACCTCAATGTTGACGCCATTTGTCAGAACATTTTCATTGACCTTTGTTCCATCATAAGTAATGGTAATATTGTTCAATACAAAGGTATGTAAGTCAGTATTAACATTACTGATAGTCCCTTTCAATTCAACCTGTGTAATGCCCTGGTGGAATGTCTCTTCCTTCAGTTCGATATAGGTTGCATGAATAGAACCGTCAACAGCTTCAAATCCGCTTACCTCTACAACATTGCCTTCTTTCAGGGAATCAAAGGAAGCGGTTCCCTCGAACACAGTTGTAGTATCAACAAAAATAGTTTTCCCTAAAACTTTAAAAGTTTTTGATGAAGCATCAATACTTCCGGTATCCACAGGCCCCTCAAGGTTATTCTCAAAATCTATAGTAAGAGCCTTTCCTGTTGAACCGGTTGCATCAAATTCTCCATCAACCTTGACTATCATCCCAACTTTAAGATTGGTTTTTTCAGCCGGTGTCCCGTTCACTGTTATACCGGTTCCGTTCAGGCTAAATGCGACTCCATTTACGGATATACTTGATGTAGTAAGATCAATTGCTGTAATCTTTCCCACACTCACACCGGTAATCCCAGTGCCGCCAATCCCTCCACCGGCATAATCATTATTTCCAGCATACTGACCGCAGGAAAAAGAGGTAAGCAGTAATGCTATAAAAAATAGATACTTCAGTGTAGGGAACATTTTCACTGTTCTTCTCCTATTTCTGTTAAGTCTTCTTCAAAATAATAGATGCCGATGCCTGCACGCTTTTTCCCAGTACCGTTTACAGCAGGGTTTATATCCCTGTCATACTGGGATAACCACTTATCAAAATCCTCCAGAAGGGCCTGGCCTCTTTTGGCAGACAGATTGAGTAACTCAGGAAGTACCTCATCAGGGAGGTTGTCATAAGACACCTTCCTCTGGAAAAAGCTGTTTCCCGGTTCACAACTTAGATTATGGTCAATTGTACTTATGAGGTCATTAACATCTGTACCGAGTATAGCAAGCTTATCCATTTCTCCTGTGTGTGGCACATAGGCATGGGTAATGAGGTGAATCTTTCCATCCTCTGTCCTCTCGACTGAACCGACTCTTATAAGCTCATCAAGGATAGCACGTACCGGCACATCGCCGCTGAATAACTTTACAAGCTCACTGAATGTTGCACCATCGCCCTCTACATGAAGTTCCGCCGGTTTACCTGTACTATCCTGAAAACGTCTGTCACGAACCCAGCCGCTGATTACGCGGGCCGCACGGTTATATCGTTCAGTGGTAATACCGGAGCCTAATTCAGGGAGGTCTTTTATGCGGCTTATCTCCTTACGCGTTAAACCTGTGATAACAGACACCCGTGAAATTGACTGCTTCCTGTTAGGGAGTCCGCACTCCTCCATTGCAACACTTACATAAACACGTTTTGCAATATCAGCAAAAGTTCCGTAAGGAATACCATTTCTAAGCAGAATACGCATTAATGGACGAAGGATTTTTAATATGGATGACAGGAGGGTGTCTTTAATGCTATTAGATTCATTAGACGACATATTTGGGATTTTATTCCCAAATAATGCAAAAGTCAATATTTTTTTATTGTTTTTTTATTGTTTGATATATCAGGTTTTTAAATTCCATAACCGCCTCCTTAATCTCAGCAGCGGAAAGTACTGCTGAGATGATGGCAACACCATCAGCACCAGCATTGATTACACTTGAAACATTATCAAGATTTATCCCGCCGATGGCAATTAAAGGAACGGCAATAGATGCCCTTATTTGTTTCAGTCCGTCAATACCGTGAGGAGATGTTACCATTTTTGTAGGAGATTGAAATATCGGGCCAAAGGCGATGTAATCGGGATTCAGCTCTTTTGCACTTACGACCTCTTGAACATTGTGCGTTGAGATTCCTATTATCTTTTCTTTCCCAAGAATCTTCCTTGCAATATTAACCGGCATATCTTCCTGCCCGAGGTGAACTCCGTCAGCATCTACGGCAAAGGCAATAGCAGGGTCATCGTTAATAATGAATATTACACCAGCATCTGCTGTGATTCTTCTCAGCTCTTCTGCAATGGTGAGTGTAGCTTTCTTTGATAAAACCTTTTCCCTGTACTGGATAATGTCAACACCAGCATTCACTGCATCTTTTGCAACAGAAACAATATCCTTGTTTGTATGCTGTTGATCGATTATCAGATATAAACCTTGGATTTGTTTATTCATAAGTATAAAACCCCATCCCCACCCTACCCCTCCCCTTGAAGGGGAGGGAATCAACGTAGCCCCCTCTCCCTCAGGGAGAGGGTTAGGGTGAGGGTGGGGTTTTCATTGCCCTTTGTGAGCGCCCCGCTCATGACAGTTCATCCTTTATTTATTAAATATCTTCTCAATCAGATTAGTGGAATATTTTCCTTCGAGGAATTCGGGACTTTTCAGAACTCTCTGGTGGAATGGGATGGTGGTCTTAATGCCTTCTATCACGTATTCATCGAGGGCCATACACATCTTTGCGATAGCCTCTTCCCTATCTCTACCGTGAACGATAAGCTTTGCTATGACTGAATCATAATAAGGGGTTACAGTGTAACCTGCATAAGCAAAAGAATCTACCCTGACACCCGGGCCTCCCGGTGCACAGTAGGCTGTGATACGTCCCGGTGATGGGACGAATTTTTCTGAATCTTCTGCATTGATCCTACATTCAATACTATGCCCTGTCATCTTAATATCTTTTTGATTGAATTGAAGTGTTTGTCCGGCAGCAATCCTGATCTGTTCTTTTAGGATGTCTATGCCTGTTACCATCTCAGTTATAGGATGTTCAACCTGGATACGGGTGTTCATCTCCATAAAATAAAAATTATGTTCTTCATCTACAAGGAACTCTATTGTACCGGCACTAATGTATCCTACATATCTGGCCGCCTTAACCGCCGCCTCCCCCATCTTCTTTCTCATCTTATCATCAACAATCGGTGATGGGGTTTCCTCAATCAACTTCTGATGTCTTCTTTGTACTGAGCAGTCTCTCTCACCGAGATAGAGAATATTACCTGTCTTATCTGCCAGTATTTGTACTTCAATGTGTTTGGGGTCGCTGAAGAATTTTTCAATATAGACCTCTTCGCTTCCAAAACATGACTTTGCCTCAGCCTGAGCCATAAGGAATGTATTTACAAGTTCCTGTTCCTTGTGAACTACTCTCATCCCCCTTCCACCGCCTCCTGCACAGGCCTTTATTATTACCGGGAACCCTATCTCTTTTACAACTTCAAGTGCCTCTTTTTCAGATGCTACTACTCCCCTGCTTCCCGGCATCAGCGGGATACCGCACTTTATCATAGTCTCTTTTGCCTTTGCCTTATCACCCATAAGGGCAATATTCTCCGGCGTTGGACCTATGAAAACAATCCCTGCAGCCCCACATGCCTCTGCAAAGTGGGCATTTTCAGCAAGAAAACCATAACCAGGGTGAATGGCCTCTGCATTGGTTATCTCAGCGGCACTTAATATATTAGGAATATTTCTGTAACTCTGGGCACTGTCCGGAGGGCCTACGCAAACCCTTTCATCGGCAAATCTTACATGAAGAGATGATTCATCTGCCTTTGAATATATTGCCACCGTCTTAATACCGAGTTCTTTACATGCCCGTATTATGCGAAGGGCTATCTCGCCCCTGTTGGCTATTAGAATTTTATGGAACATATTACACCGGCTCGATCTTAAACAATACCTCACCGTATTCAACCGGTTGAGAATCTTCGGCTAATATCTCTGCAATCTTTCCGTCAACCTCTGATTCAATCTCATTCATCAGCTTCATTGCCTCAACAATACAGAGTATCTGGCCTTTTTTTACAGTATCACCCACATTAACATAAAATTCAGAATCAGGGGAAGGTGAACGGTAAAATGTCCCGACAATTGGAGATGTAACAGCATGATATTTATCATCAGACAAATCAGCCGTATGTACCGATGTCCCATGATTAGCAAAACCGGATGGCATTGTGACTGAAACTGTCTCCTGAAGCTTTTTTAATCCATAAGATGCCGATGGTACGGATTTCTTGATCTTTACCCTAACCCCATCCTTCTCTACCTCAAGTTCAGATACCTCAGTGTCTTTTACCAGATCAATAAGGGACCTTAATTCAGTAATATCAACCCAGGGTTTCTTAACGGATTTTAAAGGCTTGCTGTCTCCTGTATCTTTCATTTCACCCTTTCAATAAATTCACCGGTCCTCGTGTCCACTTTTACTACGTCCCCCTCATTCAAATATAAGGGAACCTTTACTACTGCCCCTGTCTCAAGCACAGCAGGTTTAGTACCTCCTGTAGCAGTATCGCCTCTAATACCGGGGTCAGTCTTTGCAATAGCAAGTTCTACAGATAGAGGTAAATCTATCCCAATGGGATTACCATTAAAATATAGTATATTCAGGATCATATTTTCTTTAATATAGTTCTTACTCGACCCAAGCTGGTCTTCACGAAGAAAAAGCTGTTCAAATGTATTCACCTCCATAAAATAGTACTGCGCTTCTGAAACATAGAGAAACTGAACCTCTTTCTGCTCCAGATTCGGTGAATCAAGTTTTTCATTTACCCTGTATGTACGTTCCAGTATACTGCCTGTTCTCAGGCTCTTTAATTTAGTCCTGCAGAAAGCCCCCCCCTTACCCGGTTTTACATGCTGTGCCTCAACTACTATATAAGGCTCACCTTCTATCTCTACCTTATTGCCCGCCCTCATATCGCCGACCACTATCAAAGTCCTATCCTCCTTTTAGTTGATTTGTCGTAAAATAACCCCATCCCCACCCTAACCCTCCCCTTGAAGGGGAGGGAATTATAAAAAGGATTCTACTTTCAGCCTTCAGCCTTCAACCTGCCTTTGCTTCTAACTAAATCCACCGCTGCCCTCAACCCCAGCAGATAACTGTTCAGTCCGAATCCTGCAATCTGGCCTGCGGCAACAGGTGATATGAATGAGTGGTGTCTGAATTCTTCCCTCTTATAAATATTTGATATATGAACCTCTACAGTCGTTATATCAACTGCTGCAATAGCATCCCTCAATGCAACACTCGTATGTGTGTAACCTGCAGGATTAATTACTATAGCATCATAGACGCCCGATGACTCGTGTATCCTGTCTATGAGCACACCCTCTGAGTTGGATTGAAATACAGTAACTTCAACCCCAAGTTCTTTTGCAAGGGATTTCAGTGCCTCATTTATATCCCTTAATGTCATTTTTCCATATATCCCGGTCTCCCTTTTTCCGAGCATATTAAGGTTAGGGCCATGGATAATGAGAATCTTCTCCATACTTACCTCTTGTTTCTTTCCACATTATCTAAAAACTTTTCAAGGCGGTTTATCTGACGATGTTTTATCTCTATTTTTGCAAGATTATTTTCAATCTTTTCCTTTATGGATTCATTATCAGGGTCTCTTTCAAGTATTCGTTTATAAATATCAATACCTTTATTAATTTCACCCTGTGCTATTAAAAGGTCTCCCATTGTTTCTGTAGAGAATTCGTCAGTTATTGGGGCAGGTTCTGAGAATCCTACCTCCACCCTATCCCCTCCTAAGAAGGGGATGGAAGTTTCCTCTCCCTCAGGGAGAGGATTAAGGTGAGGGTGGGGTAAATCTTGAGCAGGAGTTCTTTCCTTCCGCAACTCAATCAATACAGTATTAATCTCTTTGTCTTTAGGATTAAATACGAGCAGTGTCTCACAACTCTTTATTGCATCGTCAATCCTGCCCATGTCACGATAAATGGTAATCAGTTTCCTGTGTGCAAATATGTTATCAGGGCTAATCTTAACGGCATATTCAAATTCCTTTAATGCCTCATCAATCTTCCCCTTCTCAAGATAAGCCTTTCCCA from Nitrospirota bacterium includes:
- the accC gene encoding acetyl-CoA carboxylase biotin carboxylase subunit, translating into MFHKILIANRGEIALRIIRACKELGIKTVAIYSKADESSLHVRFADERVCVGPPDSAQSYRNIPNILSAAEITNAEAIHPGYGFLAENAHFAEACGAAGIVFIGPTPENIALMGDKAKAKETMIKCGIPLMPGSRGVVASEKEALEVVKEIGFPVIIKACAGGGGRGMRVVHKEQELVNTFLMAQAEAKSCFGSEEVYIEKFFSDPKHIEVQILADKTGNILYLGERDCSVQRRHQKLIEETPSPIVDDKMRKKMGEAAVKAARYVGYISAGTIEFLVDEEHNFYFMEMNTRIQVEHPITEMVTGIDILKEQIRIAAGQTLQFNQKDIKMTGHSIECRINAEDSEKFVPSPGRITAYCAPGGPGVRVDSFAYAGYTVTPYYDSVIAKLIVHGRDREEAIAKMCMALDEYVIEGIKTTIPFHQRVLKSPEFLEGKYSTNLIEKIFNK
- the rpmF gene encoding 50S ribosomal protein L32: MPNPKHKLSKSRRDKRRTHKKLSKPGYVLCPECHEPKLPHNVCLNCGTYKGREIIAVVEE
- the efp gene encoding elongation factor P, coding for MRAGNKVEIEGEPYIVVEAQHVKPGKGGAFCRTKLKSLRTGSILERTYRVNEKLDSPNLEQKEVQFLYVSEAQYYFMEVNTFEQLFLREDQLGSSKNYIKENMILNILYFNGNPIGIDLPLSVELAIAKTDPGIRGDTATGGTKPAVLETGAVVKVPLYLNEGDVVKVDTRTGEFIERVK
- a CDS encoding DUF177 domain-containing protein; this encodes MKVLINKIPDEGIEIHSSENAETLNILPSDMELKDHVLIDAKITTEGPVLFVDGSLKTAINLTCSRCGVDFLYDVDVFFHCHEEPLSQASKDESIFLLKKDMDIDHYGGNEIEINDIFREQLFLAVPMHPLCREDCRGLCRVCGINLNTKTCDCHAEDLANPFNVIKGLFKEQ
- the plsX gene encoding phosphate acyltransferase PlsX, yielding MKIALDAMGGDSSPSAEVEGAILAARAFNTEIVLVGDEKLIRAELEKHKTANLPLSIHHASQRIEMHESPASALRRKKDSSIVVATNLVKEGKVSAVVSAGNTGATMAAGFFILGPVKGVERPAIATILPTLDGIAIMLDVGANVDCKPRHLYQFAIMGHVYATRVLQREKPRIGLLSIGEEDTKGNILTKETFRHLKDSPLNFIGNVEGRDVYSGSADVVVCDGFIGNVALKISEGVAETINKLLRREIEKSIFGKIGYLFLKPAFKSFKKKVDYAEYGGAPLLGVNGGCIICHGRSTPKAIKNAITMAIDFTRMQTIDYLQEDLNKFMNFYGEDLN
- the accB gene encoding acetyl-CoA carboxylase biotin carboxyl carrier protein, giving the protein MKDTGDSKPLKSVKKPWVDITELRSLIDLVKDTEVSELEVEKDGVRVKIKKSVPSASYGLKKLQETVSVTMPSGFANHGTSVHTADLSDDKYHAVTSPIVGTFYRSPSPDSEFYVNVGDTVKKGQILCIVEAMKLMNEIESEVDGKIAEILAEDSQPVEYGEVLFKIEPV
- a CDS encoding tetratricopeptide repeat protein — protein: MIKENNARSFIPIAEGYLKSGMIDEAISVLKAGIQVNPRYLGARVSLGKAYLEKGKIDEALKEFEYAVKISPDNIFAHRKLITIYRDMGRIDDAIKSCETLLVFNPKDKEINTVLIELRKERTPAQDLPHPHLNPLPEGEETSIPFLGGDRVEVGFSEPAPITDEFSTETMGDLLIAQGEINKGIDIYKRILERDPDNESIKEKIENNLAKIEIKHRQINRLEKFLDNVERNKR
- the aroQ gene encoding type II 3-dehydroquinate dehydratase, with product MEKILIIHGPNLNMLGKRETGIYGKMTLRDINEALKSLAKELGVEVTVFQSNSEGVLIDRIHESSGVYDAIVINPAGYTHTSVALRDAIAAVDITTVEVHISNIYKREEFRHHSFISPVAAGQIAGFGLNSYLLGLRAAVDLVRSKGRLKAEG
- the thiE gene encoding thiamine phosphate synthase, yielding MNKQIQGLYLIIDQQHTNKDIVSVAKDAVNAGVDIIQYREKVLSKKATLTIAEELRRITADAGVIFIINDDPAIAFAVDADGVHLGQEDMPVNIARKILGKEKIIGISTHNVQEVVSAKELNPDYIAFGPIFQSPTKMVTSPHGIDGLKQIRASIAVPLIAIGGINLDNVSSVINAGADGVAIISAVLSAAEIKEAVMEFKNLIYQTIKKQ
- a CDS encoding ATP-grasp domain-containing protein, which encodes MKMEEIPVLITGVGGQAGQSTFNYFSNKGFPLIGTDVRDVETDADSFYKIPPADDRSFPTAIIDIIRKERPFLFVPTVTEELHIISRLKKVIEAYGCVVFISPPDAIDIANDKLKTAVIMAGNGMSVPVSFDETTPKEVIVKTLNFPIISKPRTGMGSRGVTLYWNPEELFKETRKDLIYQEFIAGEEFDINMFINKDGEIIANTVLKKTALREGLIGNAIEVESVKRADIEQFGIRAAKTLKLTGPINMDIRMKEDGTPVLLEINARIGRNVHAAPDVLDSLLIEATSVELSLV